Genomic DNA from Peribacillus sp. FSL H8-0477:
TAAAAACGCTGGAAGAGCCGCCAAAGCATGTAATCTTTATCCTTGCTACGACTGAACCGCATAAAATTCCTCTGACGATCATTTCCCGCTGTCAGCGCTTCGATTTTAAACGGATTCAACCTCAGGATATTGTCGGAAGAATGTCGCAAATTATAGCAGAGACAGGCACTTCTGTTAATGAACAGGCACTCCATCTTATTGCTAGAGCTGCAGAAGGCGGAATGCGTGATGCATTAAGTCTGCTCGACCAAGCGATTTCCTTTAGCTCAGATGAAGTAACTGTGGAAGATGCCTTGACTGTAACTGGATCTGTATCACAAGCATTTCTTGGCAGACTTGCTAAGGCGATCTATGAAAAGGATGTTGCGGAGGCCCTGCAGGTTTTAGATGAACTATTATCCATGGGGAAAGACCCAACCCGATTTATTGAAGATATGATTTTCTTTTTCCGCGATTTGCTTCTTTATCAAATGGCCCCAGGACTTGCGGGTTCATTTGACCGGGTACTGATTGATCCAGAATTTGAAAACTTAGTTAAGACTATAAATTCAGATCAAATCTATGACATCATCGAGAGTTTTAACAAAACACAGCAGGAAATGAAATGGACCAATCATCCGCGGATTTTTCTTGAAGTGTCTCTGGTGAAGTTATGTCATCGTGAACAGGCAGCTGAGGTTTCTGGTACTCATATTGAACAATTGCAGCATAAAGTGGAGGACCTGGAAAGACAGCTCCAAGAGTTAAAAGAAAAAGGTCTTACAGCAGTGCCTGCGGCAGCTCAACCGACGCAGCAAAAAACGCAGCGGATAAACAAAAAGTCCTATAAAGCGCCAGTAGGAAAAATTCATCTTATTTTAAGAGAAGCTACAAAACCTGACTTAAATAGAGTGAAGAGTAAGTGGGGAGAAGTGCTTGAACAGCTGGGTGTTCAAAATCTAAAATCCCTTGCTGCTTTATTTAATGAAGCGGAACCTGTTGCTGCTTCTTCAGCTGCTTTTGTGTTAAAATTTAAATATGATATACATTGTCAGATGACAATGGAAAATTCTCGTTTCCTTGAAGCAATTGCCTCCATTATGCAACAAGTGACCGGCCATCGATTAGAACTAGCAGGGGTACCTGAAAGTCAATGGGCGCAAATTCGTGAGGAGTTTATCTCCACGCAGCAAATGGATGGTACATCGGAAGTGGAAACGAAAGAAGAAGATCCTTTTATAGCAGAAGCCCGAAAATTAGTCGGTGACGATTTGCTGGAAATTAAAGATTAATAACGGAGGTTATGACAATGGGTATGCGTGGCGGAATGGGTAATATGCAAAATATGATGAAGCAAATGCAAAAAATGCAAAAACAAATGGCTGAGGCTCAAGAAGAGCTTGGCGAAAAGAAAATTGAAGGATCAGCTGGCGGCGGAATGGTGACCGTTGTTGTTACAGGACATAAGGAAATTGTTGAAGTAAACATTAAACCTGAAGTTGTTGATCCAGAAGATATCGAAATGCTGCAGGACCTAGTGTTAGCTGCGACAAATGATGCGTTGAAAAATGCAGACGAGCTGACAAACAAAACAATGGGTCAATTCACTAAAGGGATGAATCTTCCTGGCGGTATGTTTTAAGGATTTGAATCACTGCGCCCGGCCATTTCTGAATGATGTGGCCGGGCATCTCTGTCTTATCAGACTTCAAGCGGTACAAAATTATTATCTGCATGTATGAATGAAATAGGCGTTTTTTATATTAGGAGGAATTCTTCATGCATTATCCTGAACCAATCTCAAAGCTTATCGACAGTTTTATGAAATTACCTGGTATCGGTCCTAAAACAGCTGCTCGTCTTGCTTTTTTTATTTTAGGTATGAAGGAAGATACTGTTTTGGATTTTGCAAAGGCTTTAATTAATGCAAAACGTAATTTGTCTTATTGTTCAATTTGCGGACATATAACAGATCAAGATCCTTGCTACATCTGTGAAGATAAGCGGCGGGATCGAACTACAATCTGTGTCATTCAAGATCCAAAGGATGTAATTGCACTTGAAAAAATGAGGGAATATAACGGTTTATATCACGTTCTTCATGGTAGTATTTCACCTATGG
This window encodes:
- the dnaX gene encoding DNA polymerase III subunit gamma/tau, which produces MGYQALYRVWRPQQFIDVVGQEHVTTTLQNALIQQKVSHAYLFSGPRGTGKTSAAKILAKAVNCEEAPTSEPCNKCAACLGITDGSISDVIEIDAASNNGVEEIRDIRDKVKYTPNAVTFKVYIIDEVHMLSQGAFNALLKTLEEPPKHVIFILATTEPHKIPLTIISRCQRFDFKRIQPQDIVGRMSQIIAETGTSVNEQALHLIARAAEGGMRDALSLLDQAISFSSDEVTVEDALTVTGSVSQAFLGRLAKAIYEKDVAEALQVLDELLSMGKDPTRFIEDMIFFFRDLLLYQMAPGLAGSFDRVLIDPEFENLVKTINSDQIYDIIESFNKTQQEMKWTNHPRIFLEVSLVKLCHREQAAEVSGTHIEQLQHKVEDLERQLQELKEKGLTAVPAAAQPTQQKTQRINKKSYKAPVGKIHLILREATKPDLNRVKSKWGEVLEQLGVQNLKSLAALFNEAEPVAASSAAFVLKFKYDIHCQMTMENSRFLEAIASIMQQVTGHRLELAGVPESQWAQIREEFISTQQMDGTSEVETKEEDPFIAEARKLVGDDLLEIKD
- a CDS encoding YbaB/EbfC family nucleoid-associated protein, whose translation is MRGGMGNMQNMMKQMQKMQKQMAEAQEELGEKKIEGSAGGGMVTVVVTGHKEIVEVNIKPEVVDPEDIEMLQDLVLAATNDALKNADELTNKTMGQFTKGMNLPGGMF
- the recR gene encoding recombination mediator RecR yields the protein MHYPEPISKLIDSFMKLPGIGPKTAARLAFFILGMKEDTVLDFAKALINAKRNLSYCSICGHITDQDPCYICEDKRRDRTTICVIQDPKDVIALEKMREYNGLYHVLHGSISPMDGIGPEDINIPDLLKRLQDETVQEVVIATNPNIEGEATAMYISRLLKPSGIKVTRIAHGLPMGGDLEYADEVTLSKALEGRREI